The following is a genomic window from Deltaproteobacteria bacterium.
ACAGCGACTTGAACCCGCATTTCTCGCCAAGGTTCGTCGCGAGGCGGTGGAGACGGGTATGGATACAAGGCGCCGCGACCGAGGGCACCGCAGTAGACATACCCGTATCCGCCGACGCAGCAGAAGCCTGGTGAGAATTGCGGGTTAAGTTCATAGAACCCCTTCCTGTTTGAGTTTTTCATATTCGAGCGGATGCTCCTGGCGGATCCATTCTGCTTCGACTTTTCCCGTCAGCCAGGAGTTGTTCATCGGAAACACCGAGGGGTGCAGGTGTTCGTTGTAGATGTGCCAGAAGAGAAGAATGACGAATGCGAGCAGCCCCTGGTACCCATGGACGATAAGGCACAGGTCGAGGAAGAGCTTCGGCAGGAACCTCATCGAAAAGGTCTCGGCCCAGAGGCAGATTCCGCTGATCGAGATCAGGAAGATCCCGCCGGTCGCTCCCCAGTATTGGAACTTCTCCTTGTAGCCGTACTTGCCGAAGCGCGGATACTCGTTTGCGGTACCGATGTTGTACCGGATCGCCTGGAGGAAATCGTCCAGGTCCTGCCTGCGCAGCCATACTTCATTGAGCTCGCGCTTCCCTTCAGCCGAGAACAGCATGTAATAAGCGTGGTACACCATCTGGGCCAGAAGGAAAATCGCCGCGGCCCGGTGAATAAAGCCGCGGAAAAGGACCCCGCCTTCCCACACGATCAGCGCCCGGCCGAACCAGTTATCGTGGTACATGAGCGCGAATCCGGTCAACGCGAGGACGACCAGCGTGACCATGAGAAGGATGTGCTGTATCCGGTACATGAGCGACATGCGTTCGACGTAGACCGTCCCCGTGGGGTTCCCGCTCATCGTCGTTACTCCTTTTTCCCTTCCTCCGCCCTCTTGCGGCGCCGCCTGCCGTGCAGTTCGAGGCCGACGTGCAGGACGAAAAGGATTACAAGCGCGGAAATGAAGATCGTGTAGAAGGCCCGCACGGCGAATACCCCCATAGCCTTCTGGGGAGTCACCTCGACGTGCACCGGCCCCTTCGCGAAGTTCGGCCCGGCATTGGGATGGCACTTCCCGCAGGTCCTGGGTATGTTCGACGGGTGGACCTTGGATTCCGGGTCGGACGCCGGCAGGATTTCGTGGAACCCGTGGCAAGAAGCGCAGTTGGCCGCCTTGGTCATGCCGTACTCCAGCGCGATGCCGTGGAAGGATTCCATGTAGGTGGAAAAACGTTTTTTCGGGATGGCGTACCGGCTGGCGATCCCGGCGTTCTCGTGGCAGCGGGCGGAGGCGCATGTTTTCGGGATGTTCTTCGCGAAGACCGGCGACGAGGGGTCGTTGATCTTCGTGATCTTGTGCTCCCCGTGGCAATCGGTGCACACGGGGGAATCGGCGATCCCGCCTCGCATTCCCTTTCCATGCACGCTCTTCTCGTACTTCTCCAGTATGCCGGGGTGGCATTTGCCGCAGAGCGTCGGGATGTTCTGCCTGTGCGTCGCGGAGCGGGGTTGGTCCCCCGGAAGAATGGCGTGATTGCCGTGGCAGTCGGAGCAGACGGCGGTTCCCATGAGACCCGATTTTTTCAGCGCCATGCCGTGGACGCTCGATTCGTAGGCCGCCATCACGGTCTGGTCGGGGAGCTTGTACTTCTCCTCGATCACGCGGTCGTTGTGGCACTTCAGGCACACCGCCACGATGTTCATGCGGAACGTGCGGGATGCGGGGTCCTTCGACTTGCGGACGTCGTGCTTGCCGTGGCAGTCGGCGCACCAGGCGACGTCCTTGTTCCCCTTGGCGTGGTCCCTGCCGTGTGTGCTGCCGTTGTATGACTTCTCGGCGTCGGGGTGGCACTTGCCGCAGGAAACCTTTTCAAGCTTCCCGTGGGGCGCCTTCGCGTCCGAGTGGCATGTCGTGCAGTCCCCCTTCCCGTGCACCGAAGCGCGGTACGCCTTCTCGTCGACGAACAGCGACAGCGTGGCGCCGCCGGGGAGGGACATCTCGATCGTCTTGTCGCCGTGGCAGTCCTGGCATTCGTTCACTGCGGAAACCGCGACGCCTGCCGCCCACGGCAAGGCAAGCAAAGCCGCGGCAAGGATAAGAGGCGTAAACAGCGTCAGCATCCGTTTCATGACTCCTCCGTGGGCTTTCCGGTCTTTCCCGTCCCCGGAGCCTTGCCGCTCCGCTCCCTGGCTTCGATCTCCTGAAGCTCAAGGGCATGCTCGTGCTCCATGTCGTGGCGGGTGAGATTTCCGTCGAGCCACGTGAGCGATAGCGGTGCGAAGTCGGGATTGATCATCACATAATACAGATGCCAGACGATGATGGCCAGCGTTGCGAGGATCGCTTCATAGTAATGAACGAGCGTCGCCACGTCGAGGCCCCACATCGGGATGCGCCGCAGCGTTTCGTCCTGGAACCACAGCATGAACCCCGTGACTATCATGACGATCGATCCCCAGACCAGGGCAAGGTATTCCGCCTTCTCGATGTAGCTGTACCGCCCGAACTGCGGCTTGTGGTTATCGAATCCCGCGAGGTATTTGAGCATCCCGACGATGTCCAGGGCATCCTGCCAGCGGGGCATCATCCGCGCGAACTGGTCGCGCCCGCGTGCCGTGAAGATCACGTAATAAAGGTGGTAAAGGCACGTGACGACCATAAGGATGGCCGCCACGCGGTGGCCTTGCGCGCGGATAGCCACGTTCGTCGCGTCGGAGATGAACGGAATCGACCATTTGAACTTCAGGGCGAACCCGGTTATTACCAGTATGAAGAAAGTCGAGGCCGTCAGTACGTGCTGGACCCTTTCGGACAGATTCATCCGTTCGTACATCGGCCCTTCGCTTTCCCTTCGCTTCCTGTAGATCGCCTGCATCTTGCGTATGTAATCGGCTCCGTTGTGGACGGCCATGCCGCCGATTACGACTACGATCATCCATATGTAGATCTTCTCCACCCAGAACTTGATCTGCCCGCCGATCCCGCCTGGCCCGAAATGCATGTTCCCCCTGGCGAAGATCTCCGATTCCAGCTTGTGGCACTTTCCGCAGGTGACCTTCAGGTTATTGGGGTGGACCGTCGACCGGGGATCCCGTGACGGGAAGATCTCGTGGGTTCCGTGGCAGGAGGAGCAGTTGGCCACCGTAACGTCCCCGAGCCGCTGGGAGAGGCCGTGGAAGCTTTGCTCGTAGCCCTTGACCTTCTCAATGGCGATGCCGTACTTTGCGGCCAGCTTTTCGGCGGCATGGCAGGAGGGGCACGTCTTCTGCGGCACCGCCGCGAACGACACGGAGGAGCCCGGGTCGGCCGCCTGCCTGATATCGTGTTCCCCGTGGCATTCTGTGCAGCCGGGAGCGTCAGGTACGCCGCGGTAAAAGGCGACGCCGTGCACGCTGTCGCGGAAGATCGAGAACACGCCGTAATGGCACCTCCCGCAGGTTGCCGGGATGTTCGTCCGGAAGATCGGGGAAGCGGGATCGAGACGGTCCTTGAGATCGTGCGACCCGTGGCAGTCGACGCAGGTGGCCGACTTGTTCAGCCCTTTTTCGACGATCGCGCGATTATGGATGCTCTTTTCGTACATGGAGCCGGCGCCGGGGATGGGAATGACACCCCGCCTCGTCAATTCGGGGCTGGAGTGGCACCTGATGCAGGTAGCCGCGACGTTCCGGAAGTATACCGGCGACGTGGAGGTGGAGGATTTCGTTATGGCGTGCGCGCCGTGGCAGTCGGAGCACGCAGGCGTGTCCGTCTTCGCCTCCTTGCGGTGCACTATCACGTGGCGGCTCGCCTTGTAGGCCTTGTTCGCCTCCGCGTGGCATCCCGAGCAGTCGACCGGAGCAAGACGGGCTGCATGGGGAAGGTCCTTGATGTCCGCATGGCAGTCGGTGCAGGAGAGATCCGTGTGGACCGATGCCTTGTACAGCGCCGGATCCACGAACAGGTTCAGCCCGGGGAACGGCGGAACGTGGCGCTGCGGTTTCGCGGGCCCTCCCGGCTTGACGTTGCCGGATTTTTCCTGGGCCGACCAGGAGAGGATGCCCGAGTCTCCGTGGCAGTCGAAGCATTGCCCGTTGTCCAGGGCCAAACCGTCGGTGCGTAGTGCGGCCGCGAGCAAGCCAAGCGCAAGGAGGACAGTCGTTGCTGCGATGCGGATCGAGTCACGGCGCAGGGGAAGCATGGACGCCCCTTTCTTCATCCGGATGTTTCGAGAGTTACGACCAAGAGGTCAAATGACATCCGTGATGGCAATTGTCGACTGTATACCAACAACAACGCTGTATACTTACAGCAACACGGCAACAGAATCAAGCCGAAACTTAACGTGTCATCCCGTCAATGGAACCGAAAATGGATCCGAACGGCAGAGTCCGTAATGCCCGCGGCGCACGTCATCCCGCAACGGAAATGCGAACCGGAAATGCGATTGCCGAAATAAAGAGGGAAATACGGAAAACAGCCACAATATGAAACTCTCACTTGAAGGCGGCAAACGCAATAAACCCTGTTTTATTCCGCCCGAAACCGCATGGATTAGAGCAGTTGAAGGAATTATTTTTTTTACCCGCGTTTTTCTTGACAGGATATGGGGGACACAATATCTTGTATGCGTGCCGCGCAAACCCACAACATAGGCTAATATAATTAGTAGGTGTTCCTCCCGGGGTAAGGGAATGCCGAAAGAATGGAGTCGAAACGATGGACCTTAATGTTCCTGCCCCTGCGCAAGCTGATTCCGCCCTTCCGGATGCCGTCAAGCGCCCCTCGGGAAAAGGGAATACCGAAATCCCGCCGAAGGAATGGGCCGAAAAAATGCGCCGGAAATACGGGCCGCTGCCGGTCACGGAAAACGCCCGGAAGGTGCTCGAGCGCAGGTATCTGAAGAAGGATACACGCGGCGAAAACCTGGAATCCCCCGAGGAGATGGTCGCCCGCGTGGCTTACAACATCGCCTCGGCGGAAGGATTCTACTACAACGCCCTTCCCGAGGTGGTGCTGAAGTGGGCGGAAACGTTCTACGCGGCTATCGCCCGCATGGATTTCGTGCCCAACTCCCCCACCCTGATGAATGCAGGCCGGGAGCTGCAGCAGCTCTCCGCATGCTTCGTTCTGCCCGTCGACGATTCGATGGAATCGATCTTCGATGCGGTGAAGAACACCGCGCTCATCCATAAAAGCGGCGGCGGGACCGGTTTCTCCTTCTCACGCCTGCGCCCGAAGC
Proteins encoded in this region:
- a CDS encoding cytochrome b/b6 domain-containing protein encodes the protein MKKGASMLPLRRDSIRIAATTVLLALGLLAAALRTDGLALDNGQCFDCHGDSGILSWSAQEKSGNVKPGGPAKPQRHVPPFPGLNLFVDPALYKASVHTDLSCTDCHADIKDLPHAARLAPVDCSGCHAEANKAYKASRHVIVHRKEAKTDTPACSDCHGAHAITKSSTSTSPVYFRNVAATCIRCHSSPELTRRGVIPIPGAGSMYEKSIHNRAIVEKGLNKSATCVDCHGSHDLKDRLDPASPIFRTNIPATCGRCHYGVFSIFRDSVHGVAFYRGVPDAPGCTECHGEHDIRQAADPGSSVSFAAVPQKTCPSCHAAEKLAAKYGIAIEKVKGYEQSFHGLSQRLGDVTVANCSSCHGTHEIFPSRDPRSTVHPNNLKVTCGKCHKLESEIFARGNMHFGPGGIGGQIKFWVEKIYIWMIVVVIGGMAVHNGADYIRKMQAIYRKRRESEGPMYERMNLSERVQHVLTASTFFILVITGFALKFKWSIPFISDATNVAIRAQGHRVAAILMVVTCLYHLYYVIFTARGRDQFARMMPRWQDALDIVGMLKYLAGFDNHKPQFGRYSYIEKAEYLALVWGSIVMIVTGFMLWFQDETLRRIPMWGLDVATLVHYYEAILATLAIIVWHLYYVMINPDFAPLSLTWLDGNLTRHDMEHEHALELQEIEARERSGKAPGTGKTGKPTEES